From the Bacillus sp. FJAT-22090 genome, the window CGGCAGTAATCAGTGGAGTGTCTCCACAAATAACAATGGTTGTGCCTGAAAGGGTTGCAAGTGCTGTCTCTGCTTGTAGTACAGCATGTGCAGTTCCTAATTGTTCTGCTTGTAAGGAATATTCACTTCTATTACCTAATTCGCTTTGAACCGTTTCTGCACCGTGACCAACGACTGTTACAATCTTATCTACACCAAGTTTCTCCATGTTTTCAACAACATGTTCCACCATTGGCTTCCCACAAACAGGATGTAGCACTTTATATAGACTTGACTTCATACGAGTTCCTTTACCAGCAGCTAATACAACCGCATAAGTATTTGTCATTTTCCGTTTTCCCTCCAGTGGGCTAATTTCCTCTTTTGACTATAGCGGAAATGAAACCATTTTTCAAGGAAATATCTCTTGACAAATACATGACAAAACAAGTATTATAAATAATTTTTCTGCACAAAAAAACCATCTCATGCTAGAAATGGTTTTAGTTGATTCATATATTTTGCCTAAAAGCAGCATATTATTCACCTAATTATTAATAACTAGCTTCTGCTACCGGCTCCTCTATATCACCGCTTAAATGATAAGCGTATAACACTGCATCTTGAATTTTTGTACGAGTTCCAGAATTTATTGGATGAGCTATATCTCTAAATTCACCCTCAGGAGTTCTTTTGCTAGGCATTGCTACAAATAATCCTCCATTCCCATCAATAACTCGAATATCGTGTACAACAAACTCATTGTCCAGTGTAATGGAAGCGATAGCCCTCATACGACCATCTGATAGTACTTTACGTAATCTTACGTCTGTTACTTCCATTTTACAGCACCCCTCTTCTAATAGTAAAAAACTCTTTTATTATTATTCCACGAAACTTATAAATATCCTTCTTCTTTTATGAATCTTTTTAATATTATAAAATAATTAGATTGCTTTACTCGAAATCCATAATTATCCATATAAATTACTAATCTATTTTATTGAATTTACTATAAATTGGATTTTTTATTTTCTTTTTATAATTGCGGTGCACTATTGTGATGAGGCATTTTATAAAGTAGAACTCGGATGTGTGCTTGCCGCACGCTACGCATGAGCCTCCGCAGGATGAGTCGCTCCTTTACGTGGCCTCATTCTTCGCGCTCTTGCGGCCTGTAAGGCGCACCTCCTGAAAATTATGTTTATACAGCAAGAAGTTGTTCCCAGCCGCATCACGTGCCGTATGAGACAGCTAAATGTGCTTGTGCATGCAGCGGACGTGTGGCCAGCGCGAATGCTTATAGATTAGGTTTATCTATTCAAATCTTTATTAGTAATATTGAAGTTTAACAAAGTTATTTTAAATAAAAAAAGTATGCTTTCCGAAGAAGGCATACTCTATCTTTATACTACTGCTATTACTTCTATTTCAACTTTAACATCTTTTGGTAGTCTCGCTACTTCCACAGCTGAACGAGCTGGCTTATGCCCTGCAAAATGCTTTTCATATGCTTCGTTAAATTCAGCAAAATCATTCATATCTTTTAAAAACACAAGTGTTTTGACAACGTTCGATAAAGAAGAGCCTGCTTCCGTAAGTACGGCTTCCAAATTAGCAAAAACTTGTGCAGTTTGTTCCGTAATAGAGCCCTCTACTACTTCCCCTTGTGGAGTTAATGGAATTTGTCCAGAGCTATAAAACATTCCGTTTACAATTACTCCTTGAACATATGGACCAATAGCTGCTGGTGCATTAGTTGTTGATACTGCTTTCATTAAGATTTCCACCCTTCTCAAAATAGTTTCCTTCTGTTAAAGCAATTGTACCATCTTTTTCATTCACTTCATGTAACTTTATTAAAGATAAATAATCATTCACGAGTTGCTCACCCTCATGCTGCGCCTCAACTAGTACAGCAATACCCGCAAGCTCACAGTTAAATTCCTCTAGCAAACTCTTCATCCCATTAATCGTTCCTCCGACTTTCATAAAGTCATCTGTGATTAATACACGCTGGCCTTTTTCCATACTTCTTTTTGAAAGGACCATCGTTTGAATACGTCTAGCTGATCCAGATACATAGTTTATACTTACCGTTGGACCTTCTGTCACCTTACTATCTCTTCGTACTACTACAACAGGAACATTTAAATGTCTTGCAATTGCATGTGCAATGGAGATA encodes:
- the spoVG gene encoding septation regulator SpoVG, whose translation is MEVTDVRLRKVLSDGRMRAIASITLDNEFVVHDIRVIDGNGGLFVAMPSKRTPEGEFRDIAHPINSGTRTKIQDAVLYAYHLSGDIEEPVAEASY
- a CDS encoding RidA family protein, with the protein product MKAVSTTNAPAAIGPYVQGVIVNGMFYSSGQIPLTPQGEVVEGSITEQTAQVFANLEAVLTEAGSSLSNVVKTLVFLKDMNDFAEFNEAYEKHFAGHKPARSAVEVARLPKDVKVEIEVIAVV
- the purR gene encoding pur operon repressor, producing the protein MKWKRSERLVDMTQYLMEHPHKLIPLTFFASLYQSAKSSISEDLTIIKETFEERGRGLLITVPGAAGGVKFIPTMTSKDVKEITAELMEQLSKSERLLPGGYLYMTDLLGNPSLMNKVGKIFASAFAHEKIDAIMTVATKGISIAHAIARHLNVPVVVVRRDSKVTEGPTVSINYVSGSARRIQTMVLSKRSMEKGQRVLITDDFMKVGGTINGMKSLLEEFNCELAGIAVLVEAQHEGEQLVNDYLSLIKLHEVNEKDGTIALTEGNYFEKGGNLNESSINN